Proteins from a genomic interval of Phycisphaerae bacterium:
- the pheT gene encoding phenylalanine--tRNA ligase subunit beta, translating to MLISLNWLKDFVNLPKGTDPRELALLFTTTTAEVDGVEEHKANFSGLIAGRIEALDRAAAEGNLRKVTIAAGKTFQSLTTAPNLSVGDLVVFAPPGSNVGGHKIGTTDSSGRPAEGMIVAWGSLGFTDIGANAIFLPPGTETGSPIAPATFSDWVIEIDNKSITHRPDCWGHYGIAREIAAMLDVPLRAYDVTDLKQLTSDKLPAIPIEIDDPKSCPRYTALLIKGLRSQPAPLWLQVRLAMCGQRPIDLLVDLTNYIMLELGQPMHAFDAAKLTNIQVATAESREKFTTLDGVARTMPPGTLMIQCDRKSVAIAGIMGGAATEVSAGTDTVLLESANFDAATIRRAATSMGHRTEASARFEKSLDPANTILGIARFHNLAKAELPDLAIASTLSDCYPAPKKPQPIMVDCDFASRFIGKPVSPEEITRILTKLEFTCSRSGTKLSVTPPTYRSTKDIEIEADVIEEVARFIGYNNIEPTLPSIASRFFEPSADLAIESRTLDYLCLGGDFIEVHDYIWYDDDWLKTIGYEPGECITLKNPAADNCSRLRKSLMPGLLAIAERNRHHFPRFQLAEVGSAFAIGVKDIEKSQHRSLGLLVAQSGAKAEQEVWNRLRTAIDGWASQVLERGIECTEAISALPWEDADRTAEVAIAGRAFGRMTLLPLPCKLKIDERLRSWSIALAELNLTVAATLMGRHAKLPPLPIHPQVELDFSILVDTESRYRKLADQVAAFKHPLLARLEYIGAYEGGSIPAGKRSLTLRGRIGHDDRTLSEPEIREFQDAFRRFLTSCGFELR from the coding sequence ATGCTCATCTCCCTTAACTGGCTCAAAGACTTCGTAAACCTCCCGAAAGGGACCGATCCGCGCGAACTCGCCCTGCTTTTTACCACCACGACCGCCGAGGTCGATGGCGTCGAAGAGCACAAGGCCAACTTTAGCGGTCTCATCGCCGGGCGGATCGAGGCGCTCGACCGCGCCGCCGCCGAGGGCAATCTCCGAAAAGTCACCATCGCCGCAGGGAAGACCTTCCAATCCCTGACGACCGCCCCGAATCTCTCGGTCGGCGATCTCGTCGTCTTCGCGCCTCCCGGCTCCAATGTCGGTGGTCACAAAATCGGCACGACCGACAGCAGTGGCCGGCCCGCCGAAGGCATGATCGTCGCGTGGGGTTCGCTCGGGTTCACGGATATCGGGGCCAATGCGATCTTTCTGCCGCCGGGCACGGAGACGGGCAGTCCAATCGCTCCCGCTACTTTTAGTGACTGGGTTATCGAAATCGACAACAAGTCCATCACCCATCGTCCAGACTGTTGGGGTCATTATGGCATCGCCCGCGAAATCGCCGCGATGCTCGACGTGCCGCTCAGAGCTTACGATGTGACTGACCTCAAACAATTGACGAGTGATAAGCTGCCGGCGATCCCCATTGAGATCGACGACCCTAAGAGCTGCCCGCGATACACGGCCTTGCTCATAAAGGGCCTCCGTTCACAGCCCGCGCCGCTTTGGTTGCAGGTTCGCCTGGCGATGTGCGGCCAGCGACCGATCGACTTGCTGGTCGATCTGACCAACTACATCATGCTCGAACTCGGCCAGCCGATGCACGCCTTCGACGCGGCGAAGCTCACGAATATCCAGGTCGCGACCGCCGAAAGCCGGGAGAAGTTCACCACCCTCGACGGCGTCGCGCGGACGATGCCGCCCGGCACGCTGATGATCCAATGCGATCGCAAGAGCGTCGCCATCGCCGGCATCATGGGCGGCGCAGCGACGGAAGTCAGCGCCGGAACCGATACCGTCCTGCTTGAATCGGCCAACTTCGACGCCGCCACGATCCGCCGCGCTGCGACCTCGATGGGCCATCGCACCGAGGCCAGCGCCCGGTTCGAGAAATCGCTCGACCCGGCGAACACCATCCTCGGCATCGCCCGTTTTCACAATCTCGCCAAGGCCGAGTTGCCCGATCTTGCCATTGCCAGCACGCTCTCCGACTGTTACCCCGCTCCGAAGAAGCCGCAACCGATCATGGTCGATTGCGACTTCGCTTCGCGTTTCATCGGCAAGCCCGTCTCGCCCGAGGAAATCACGCGGATTCTGACCAAGTTGGAGTTCACGTGCAGCCGAAGCGGCACGAAGTTGTCTGTTACGCCGCCGACCTATCGTTCGACCAAGGATATCGAGATCGAGGCCGATGTGATTGAAGAGGTCGCCCGTTTCATCGGCTACAACAACATCGAGCCGACGTTGCCCAGCATCGCCTCGCGATTTTTCGAACCCTCCGCCGATCTGGCGATCGAGTCGCGGACGCTGGATTACCTGTGCCTCGGCGGTGATTTCATCGAAGTCCACGATTACATCTGGTACGACGACGACTGGCTGAAGACGATCGGTTATGAGCCGGGCGAGTGCATCACGCTCAAAAACCCCGCCGCCGACAATTGTTCGCGTCTCCGGAAGAGCCTTATGCCGGGCCTCCTCGCCATCGCCGAGCGCAACCGCCATCATTTCCCCCGATTTCAACTTGCTGAAGTCGGCAGTGCCTTCGCGATCGGCGTCAAAGACATCGAAAAATCGCAGCACCGCAGCCTCGGGTTGCTTGTCGCGCAATCGGGCGCCAAGGCCGAGCAGGAAGTCTGGAACCGCCTGCGTACCGCCATCGATGGCTGGGCCTCTCAAGTATTGGAGCGCGGTATCGAATGCACCGAAGCCATCTCCGCACTCCCCTGGGAAGACGCCGACCGCACTGCGGAAGTTGCTATCGCGGGCCGCGCCTTCGGCCGTATGACGCTGCTTCCGCTCCCCTGCAAACTGAAAATCGATGAACGCCTCCGGTCATGGTCGATCGCCCTGGCCGAATTGAACCTGACGGTCGCCGCCACACTCATGGGACGTCACGCAAAACTGCCCCCACTTCCGATACACCCGCAGGTCGAGCTCGATTTCAGCATCCTCGTGGATACCGAGAGCCGCTACCGCAAATTGGCCGACCAGGTCGCGGCCTTCAAACATCCCTTGCTCGCCCGACTCGAATACATCGGCGCCTACGAAGGCGGCTCCATCCCCGCCGGCAAGCGCAGCCTCACCCTCCGCGGCCGCATCGGCCACGACGACCGCACCCTCTCCGAACCGGAGATTCGCGAGTTTCAGGACGCCTTCCGCAGGTTTCTCACTTCCTGCGGCTTCGAACTCCGATGA
- the pheS gene encoding phenylalanine--tRNA ligase subunit alpha, with product MYGRIPGIGVAGISIFFSYLPCTPTNRTTSEPDAGELLHVDLNELQQLLSGIDADADAAISAANSVDALRAAESKITKGPLAEALGAIKTFSPAKRGPAGQAINKVKEAVRAKFAAAQEKLRQAAVMGERKSAATFDPTLPPPATQRGSLHPVTIVQREVERVFTSLGFAVVGGPEMETEYYNFEALNIPADHPARDTQDTFWLTNGWLLRTHTSPCQVRAMERFGPPLRVIAPGRCFRYEAIDASHENTFFQVEGLMIDKGISIAHLIAFMKLALREVLQGDVTIRLRPGFFPFVEPGFELDIQCAICDGRGCPTCKRSGWVEIMPCGMVHPNVLRHGKIDPHEYTGFAFGLGLTRLAMMKYGVSDIRVLNSGDLRGIVNPARLSGALITTD from the coding sequence GTGTACGGCCGCATTCCGGGAATCGGCGTCGCCGGAATCTCGATCTTCTTCTCGTACTTGCCGTGCACCCCCACCAACCGTACAACTAGTGAACCAGATGCTGGAGAATTGCTGCACGTGGATTTGAATGAACTACAACAACTGCTTTCGGGCATCGACGCCGACGCGGACGCGGCCATCTCTGCGGCGAATAGCGTCGACGCTCTGCGCGCCGCCGAATCTAAGATCACCAAGGGACCGCTGGCCGAAGCGCTTGGCGCCATCAAGACTTTTTCACCAGCCAAGCGCGGGCCCGCCGGTCAGGCCATCAACAAGGTCAAGGAGGCTGTGAGGGCCAAGTTCGCCGCCGCGCAGGAAAAACTCCGCCAGGCCGCCGTGATGGGCGAGCGCAAGTCCGCCGCCACCTTCGACCCGACACTCCCGCCGCCCGCCACCCAGCGCGGCTCGCTGCACCCCGTCACCATCGTCCAGCGCGAGGTCGAGCGCGTCTTCACCAGTCTTGGCTTCGCCGTCGTCGGCGGGCCGGAGATGGAGACGGAGTACTACAACTTCGAGGCCCTTAACATCCCCGCCGACCATCCCGCCCGCGACACGCAGGACACCTTCTGGCTCACCAACGGCTGGCTGCTCCGCACGCACACCAGCCCCTGCCAGGTCCGCGCCATGGAGCGCTTCGGCCCGCCGCTCCGCGTCATCGCCCCCGGACGCTGCTTCCGCTATGAAGCCATCGACGCCTCGCATGAGAACACGTTTTTCCAGGTTGAGGGCCTGATGATCGACAAAGGCATCTCCATCGCCCACCTGATCGCATTCATGAAACTGGCCCTCCGTGAAGTGCTACAGGGCGACGTGACGATTCGCCTCCGCCCCGGTTTCTTCCCCTTCGTCGAGCCCGGCTTCGAGTTGGACATCCAATGCGCGATCTGCGACGGTCGCGGCTGCCCGACCTGCAAGCGCAGCGGTTGGGTGGAGATCATGCCCTGCGGCATGGTCCACCCCAACGTCCTCCGCCATGGCAAAATCGACCCGCACGAATACACCGGCTTCGCATTTGGCCTTGGCCTGACGCGGCTGGCGATGATGAAATACGGCGTGAGCGATATCCGCGTGCTGAACAGCGGGGATTTGCGAGGGATTGTGAATCCGGCGCGGCTGAGCGGGGCTCTCATTACTACGGACTGA
- a CDS encoding cation:proton antiporter — translation MNRATVVYFSMIGICAVGLWVVLEIGADRRAPIDLNGEWVLEWEESAGNAPAVRLAIEQSGLFLRLSFDEGAPEDYRLIRAQDDNAAVELHGPSGVMLVRKASDGSQEVEWHSPRFTDGRARLKATRESAGALSARGAAITVGTRVPRKHLILVLLGGIAVILAVSQLMGRLFVYLQQPKVMGEMVAGIMLGPSLFGWLFPDAAQALFPTEAVRYLNIFSQIGVIFFLFLVGLELDPKLLRHRGHAAVVVSHVSIVAPFLLGGALALYLYPLVFNDTPQMRFSSVALFMGAAMSVTAFPVLARILTERNLHKTTVGAVAITCAAVDDLSAWCILAFVVGFAQAEGLGPGLQTGAMAAGYVAVMFFVVRPLLGRLQRLYDRQGRLSRGVMAFVFLLVLASACATEAIGIHALFGAFLMGALMPKGTRFVREVNERIEDFTVLFLLPIFFAYMGLRTRIGLLNSGELWMMTGLIVLTACAGKFGGSTLAARACGMSWRESSAIGILMNTRGLMQLVILSVGRELGVITDAVFAMMVLMALVTTFLTSPVLNWVYPDRLLRRAAALEPMAPGGFSVLVPVSLPRSVPPLLRLADALTGSDNTRRRIIGLHLYEAVEHEAYQAAADGAAAELTEPLRVLTEHARQEDIPVEPVSFVTRDPAQGIAQVAQERRAGLVLMGFHNPVVGQALLGGTVHRVLENAATDVGIFVDRGMHARPKSILVPYLGSPHDRLALELAARMARHSGAAVTVLHVIAPGRTSAGKLGAESATQKVFADPTQPAPVTFKVVEDRDPISAVLEAAKPFDLVVIGVAEKWGLTSHLFGWHAERIARDCSSPLLIVRKHSEPGPG, via the coding sequence ATGAACCGCGCGACCGTCGTCTACTTTTCCATGATCGGAATCTGCGCGGTCGGTCTGTGGGTCGTCTTGGAGATTGGCGCCGACCGGCGGGCTCCGATTGATCTCAACGGTGAATGGGTTTTGGAGTGGGAAGAGTCGGCAGGAAACGCGCCTGCGGTGCGTCTTGCAATCGAGCAATCCGGGCTATTCCTGCGGTTGTCGTTCGACGAAGGGGCCCCCGAAGATTACCGGCTCATCCGGGCACAGGACGATAATGCGGCGGTTGAACTGCATGGGCCGTCCGGCGTGATGTTGGTTCGGAAGGCAAGCGACGGATCTCAGGAGGTGGAATGGCACTCCCCGCGATTTACCGACGGCCGCGCAAGGCTGAAAGCGACAAGGGAAAGCGCTGGAGCTTTGTCGGCGCGAGGAGCGGCCATCACCGTTGGGACGCGCGTTCCACGAAAGCACCTCATCCTGGTTTTGCTCGGCGGAATCGCGGTCATCCTGGCGGTCTCTCAATTGATGGGCCGACTTTTTGTCTATCTCCAGCAGCCGAAGGTGATGGGGGAAATGGTCGCGGGGATCATGCTCGGGCCGAGCCTGTTCGGCTGGCTGTTTCCGGACGCCGCGCAGGCTCTTTTTCCCACCGAAGCCGTGCGGTACCTGAATATCTTCAGCCAGATCGGCGTCATCTTTTTTCTCTTTCTGGTGGGGCTGGAATTGGATCCCAAACTTCTGCGGCACCGCGGGCACGCGGCGGTCGTGGTTAGCCATGTGAGCATCGTCGCGCCGTTTCTGCTCGGCGGCGCGCTGGCGCTCTATCTCTATCCGCTGGTTTTCAATGACACTCCGCAGATGCGCTTTAGCTCTGTTGCGCTGTTCATGGGCGCGGCCATGAGCGTCACGGCGTTTCCCGTCCTGGCGCGGATTCTCACCGAGCGCAATTTGCACAAGACGACCGTCGGAGCGGTCGCGATCACGTGTGCGGCCGTGGACGATCTTTCCGCCTGGTGCATCCTGGCGTTCGTGGTGGGTTTCGCACAGGCGGAGGGATTGGGGCCGGGATTACAGACGGGGGCGATGGCCGCCGGTTATGTCGCCGTGATGTTTTTTGTCGTGCGGCCGCTCCTGGGACGGTTGCAGCGGCTTTACGATCGGCAGGGGCGGTTGAGTCGCGGCGTCATGGCGTTCGTCTTCCTCCTCGTGCTGGCCAGTGCATGCGCGACCGAGGCCATTGGGATTCACGCGCTGTTCGGGGCGTTCCTGATGGGCGCGCTAATGCCCAAAGGCACGCGCTTCGTCCGCGAGGTGAATGAGCGGATCGAGGATTTCACGGTTCTGTTTCTATTGCCCATTTTCTTCGCTTACATGGGCCTGCGGACCCGCATCGGTCTGCTCAATTCGGGCGAACTGTGGATGATGACCGGCTTGATCGTCCTGACGGCCTGCGCTGGAAAGTTTGGAGGGTCGACGCTGGCGGCCCGGGCCTGCGGGATGAGCTGGCGGGAATCGTCGGCGATCGGGATACTCATGAACACGCGCGGGCTGATGCAATTAGTCATCCTCAGCGTCGGCCGGGAACTCGGCGTCATTACCGACGCGGTCTTTGCGATGATGGTATTGATGGCGCTCGTGACGACGTTTTTGACGTCGCCGGTGCTCAACTGGGTGTATCCCGACCGGCTTCTGCGTCGTGCGGCCGCCTTGGAACCAATGGCGCCGGGAGGGTTCTCGGTACTGGTACCCGTGTCGCTGCCGCGCAGCGTTCCGCCGCTCCTTCGGCTGGCCGACGCCTTGACGGGTTCGGACAACACGCGTCGGCGGATCATCGGCCTGCATCTCTACGAGGCGGTCGAACACGAGGCATACCAGGCAGCGGCGGACGGCGCGGCGGCGGAACTGACCGAGCCGCTTCGCGTCCTGACGGAACATGCGCGACAGGAGGACATCCCGGTCGAACCGGTTTCATTTGTGACGCGCGATCCGGCCCAGGGCATCGCCCAGGTCGCCCAGGAACGACGGGCCGGGCTCGTCCTGATGGGCTTTCACAATCCCGTCGTCGGGCAGGCACTTTTGGGCGGCACGGTTCATCGCGTGTTGGAAAACGCTGCGACGGATGTGGGAATCTTCGTCGATCGAGGGATGCACGCGCGGCCCAAGTCGATTCTCGTTCCGTACCTGGGCAGCCCGCACGATCGGCTGGCGTTGGAGTTGGCCGCACGGATGGCCCGCCACAGCGGCGCGGCGGTGACGGTGTTGCACGTCATCGCGCCGGGCCGCACGTCCGCCGGAAAACTCGGCGCCGAATCGGCCACGCAAAAAGTGTTCGCCGATCCGACCCAGCCCGCGCCGGTCACTTTTAAGGTCGTCGAGGACCGCGATCCGATTTCGGCGGTCCTGGAAGCGGCCAAGCCGTTTGATCTCGTGGTGATTGGCGTGGCTGAGAAATGGGGGCTCACGTCGCACCTGTTCGGCTGGCATGCGGAGCGCATTGCGCGGGATTGCTCAAGCCCGCTGTTGATCGTTCGAAAGCATTCTGAGCCTGGGCCTGGATGA
- a CDS encoding SgcJ/EcaC family oxidoreductase — translation MIPIPQMLFTTTFVLLLAAPAQSANPEDEKAIRESAAKYAEAYSRGDVDTLVAQFTKDATFDEGEGPVIAGSDEIRKVLAAGFAEDPGTKMSIDIKSIRFTKGRAIEIGTATLTAKTGEPSIVAYRAIHAKQPDGKWLMTSVGPDVTAEGSTSAGPLDELAWLLGDWKDSEADVDLSCICKWDPNRRFLIRSFVMTEEGRSALEVTEVIGWDAADRIVRSWVFDSDGGVGQNTWSKRGDEWIISAKGTLADGGRASAVNILHPIDDHSYTWSSTNRDVDGEMLPDIDDIKMVRATDAQAATGGTK, via the coding sequence ATGATTCCCATCCCACAGATGCTGTTCACGACGACCTTTGTATTGCTCTTGGCGGCGCCGGCGCAATCGGCAAATCCGGAAGATGAGAAGGCGATCCGCGAATCCGCCGCAAAGTACGCCGAGGCTTACAGCCGTGGCGACGTCGACACGCTCGTCGCGCAATTCACTAAGGACGCCACTTTCGACGAAGGCGAGGGACCGGTCATCGCCGGCAGCGACGAGATCCGCAAAGTGCTCGCGGCAGGGTTCGCCGAAGACCCCGGCACGAAGATGTCCATCGACATCAAGTCGATCCGCTTTACCAAGGGTCGCGCCATCGAGATTGGCACCGCGACGCTCACAGCGAAGACGGGTGAACCCTCGATTGTTGCCTATCGCGCGATCCACGCCAAACAGCCGGACGGCAAATGGCTGATGACCAGCGTCGGCCCCGACGTCACCGCCGAAGGTTCGACGAGCGCCGGCCCACTCGATGAACTCGCGTGGCTGCTCGGCGACTGGAAGGACAGCGAAGCCGACGTGGACCTTAGCTGCATTTGCAAGTGGGATCCCAATCGCCGCTTTTTGATCCGCTCGTTCGTCATGACAGAAGAGGGCCGTTCGGCGTTGGAGGTCACCGAGGTCATCGGCTGGGATGCCGCCGACCGCATCGTTCGTTCCTGGGTATTCGACTCCGACGGTGGGGTCGGCCAGAACACCTGGAGCAAACGTGGCGACGAGTGGATCATCTCAGCCAAGGGTACCCTTGCCGACGGCGGTCGCGCATCCGCCGTGAACATCCTCCACCCCATTGACGACCACAGCTACACATGGTCGTCGACCAACCGCGACGTCGATGGAGAGATGCTCCCCGACATCGATGACATCAAGATGGTCCGAGCCACCGACGCGCAAGCGGCTACCGGAGGGACCAAGTAA
- a CDS encoding metalloregulator ArsR/SmtB family transcription factor codes for MKKKQRGRPAARECCADVAAVAEPRLFKALCDPNRIALLARLAQCGRPCTVGEISCCCPVDLSVVSRHLAILRDAGVLDSHKKGKEVFYAVRFNPIAATLRSIADAIEACRPRARTRSKKGRK; via the coding sequence ATGAAAAAGAAGCAACGCGGCCGTCCCGCCGCCCGTGAATGTTGTGCCGATGTAGCGGCTGTCGCCGAGCCCCGTCTGTTCAAAGCGTTGTGCGATCCCAACCGCATCGCCCTTCTGGCGCGGCTCGCACAGTGCGGTCGGCCCTGCACGGTTGGCGAGATTTCCTGCTGCTGCCCGGTCGACCTGTCGGTCGTCTCGCGGCATCTGGCCATTCTGCGGGATGCGGGCGTGCTGGATTCGCACAAGAAGGGAAAAGAGGTCTTTTACGCCGTACGATTCAATCCCATCGCCGCGACGCTTCGGTCCATTGCTGACGCCATCGAGGCGTGTCGCCCGCGTGCAAGGACTCGTTCAAAGAAAGGAAGGAAATGA
- the arsM gene encoding arsenite methyltransferase, with amino-acid sequence MNTPTDIRETVSKTYAKAVTSGGGCCGGSPCSGTVQKGVLAKTAGYDAASLAGLPADAVANSFGCGNPLAFSDVQPGEVVLDLGSGAGIDLIIAAKKVGPNGRVIGVDMTDEMIARARTNIATAGHANIEIRKGYIEELPVEGGSVDWVISNCVINLSPDKPRVFREIARALKPGGRMRVSDIVAEDLPSAIRENAALYSSCVAGAISEESYLAGLRAAGLVEVEVLERQVYGAEQLTALVDSELRLDADIVALARQVEGRVWSAIVVARRPGGASCRSVS; translated from the coding sequence ATGAATACACCCACTGACATTCGTGAGACCGTCTCCAAGACTTATGCCAAAGCCGTGACATCGGGCGGCGGTTGCTGCGGCGGCTCTCCGTGCAGCGGCACGGTGCAGAAAGGCGTTTTGGCCAAGACCGCCGGTTATGACGCTGCGTCGCTGGCGGGATTGCCCGCCGATGCGGTCGCCAACTCATTTGGCTGCGGCAATCCGCTGGCCTTCAGCGATGTGCAGCCGGGCGAAGTCGTTCTCGATCTCGGCAGCGGGGCGGGCATCGATCTGATCATCGCGGCGAAAAAAGTCGGGCCGAACGGCCGCGTGATCGGCGTGGATATGACGGACGAGATGATCGCGCGGGCGCGTACAAATATTGCAACCGCCGGTCACGCGAACATCGAAATCCGCAAGGGCTATATCGAGGAGCTGCCCGTGGAGGGGGGCAGCGTCGACTGGGTGATTTCCAACTGCGTCATCAACTTGTCGCCGGACAAGCCGCGCGTCTTTCGCGAGATTGCGCGGGCGCTCAAGCCGGGTGGGCGGATGCGGGTGAGCGACATAGTGGCCGAGGATTTGCCCTCCGCAATTCGAGAGAACGCCGCCTTGTACTCAAGCTGCGTCGCCGGAGCCATCAGCGAGGAGAGTTACCTGGCGGGGCTGCGCGCGGCCGGGCTCGTGGAGGTGGAGGTTCTGGAGCGGCAGGTTTACGGAGCGGAGCAGCTCACGGCGCTGGTCGATTCCGAATTGCGGCTTGATGCCGACATCGTCGCACTGGCACGGCAGGTCGAGGGCCGAGTATGGAGCGCAATTGTCGTCGCCCGGAGACCCGGCGGTGCGTCGTGCAGGAGTGTATCCTGA
- a CDS encoding arsenate reductase ArsC: MMDKKRVIILCTGNSCRSQMAEAFWQKLGGDRWEVVSAGTKPSGSVSKLATAVMAEKGIDLSGQQSKSVDPYVGQRFDLVITVCGDAEQECPTFPGGRKHIHHGFDDPPKTPGTDEDRLRVCRRVRDEIEAKVKEWIALEGRS, encoded by the coding sequence CTGATGGACAAGAAGCGCGTCATCATCCTCTGCACGGGCAACTCCTGCCGTTCGCAGATGGCCGAGGCATTTTGGCAGAAGCTCGGCGGCGATCGCTGGGAGGTGGTCAGCGCCGGCACCAAGCCGTCCGGCAGCGTGTCCAAGCTGGCAACCGCAGTGATGGCGGAAAAGGGGATCGACCTCAGCGGCCAGCAGAGTAAATCGGTCGATCCGTACGTGGGTCAGCGGTTCGACCTGGTGATAACGGTCTGCGGGGACGCCGAGCAAGAGTGCCCGACATTCCCGGGGGGGCGGAAACACATCCACCACGGCTTTGACGACCCGCCGAAGACACCAGGGACGGACGAGGACCGCCTGCGCGTCTGTCGGCGCGTACGGGATGAAATTGAAGCGAAAGTGAAGGAGTGGATCGCCTTGGAAGGCCGCTCCTGA
- a CDS encoding metalloregulator ArsR/SmtB family transcription factor, whose protein sequence is MKTRPRYSRQRYEARARIAKALAHPSRLMILEALEAREMCVCELTDLVEVDQSTVSKHLAILKQAGLVDDRKEGVMAFYRVKVCCLGGFWKCIETVLSENLKTQQAVLR, encoded by the coding sequence ATGAAGACGCGCCCCCGATATTCCCGTCAGCGTTACGAAGCCCGGGCCCGGATCGCCAAGGCCCTGGCCCATCCCAGTCGACTGATGATCCTGGAAGCCCTCGAAGCCCGTGAGATGTGCGTTTGCGAACTGACCGATCTAGTCGAGGTGGACCAATCCACGGTCTCCAAGCACCTTGCCATCCTTAAACAGGCGGGACTCGTGGATGACCGCAAGGAGGGCGTCATGGCCTTCTATCGCGTCAAAGTGTGCTGCCTGGGCGGCTTTTGGAAATGCATCGAGACAGTCCTCTCCGAGAATCTCAAGACTCAACAAGCGGTTTTGCGATGA
- a CDS encoding permease, with amino-acid sequence MKSKQIKIFAAFLAIFLTAYFLPLANPRVETAVIEAFKLLQWYARNHTLACVVPALFIAGGIITFLSQASVMRYLGPTSNKLAAYTVASVAGVVLAVCSCSVLPMFAGIYQLGAGLGPASAFLYSGPAINILAIFLTARVLGFDIGLWRAVGAIGFAFIVGLGMAAIFRKSERRKAEAAALLPDLPSDGRRGWQSALLLLAMVGFLVFSDWFNPGDALVKRADGKEVRGVVLQEMRDEVMIQVQESTGTLRAGDRLTLPKSEIAAVVEAKSWVMDVYHIRWLLAGLCGLSVAAMTWRWVQRDEFKLWMHNTWDFAKLLVPLLFGGVFVVGFISALLPDKQIGQLVGDNGLRSNLVASVVGALFYFATLTEVPIVQALMEHGMAKGPALALLLAGPALSLPNMLVLVKVMGAKKTAAFSLIIVVVATAVGMIYGATQDGAGNTIASIGERP; translated from the coding sequence ATGAAATCCAAGCAGATCAAGATCTTCGCGGCGTTCTTAGCCATTTTTCTCACCGCGTACTTCCTCCCGTTGGCCAACCCCAGGGTCGAGACCGCCGTCATCGAAGCGTTCAAGCTGCTCCAGTGGTATGCGCGGAATCACACCCTCGCCTGCGTGGTCCCCGCGCTCTTCATTGCGGGCGGCATTATCACGTTTCTCTCGCAGGCGTCGGTCATGCGCTACCTGGGGCCGACGTCGAACAAACTCGCGGCTTACACGGTCGCGTCCGTTGCCGGCGTCGTGCTGGCGGTCTGTTCGTGCAGCGTTTTGCCGATGTTCGCCGGTATTTATCAACTCGGCGCGGGGCTCGGACCGGCTTCCGCGTTTCTCTACTCCGGCCCGGCGATCAACATCCTGGCGATTTTTCTGACCGCCCGCGTGCTGGGTTTTGACATCGGTTTGTGGCGGGCCGTCGGCGCGATCGGCTTTGCCTTTATCGTCGGCCTCGGCATGGCGGCGATTTTTCGAAAGAGCGAACGCCGAAAAGCCGAAGCGGCGGCGCTGTTGCCTGATCTGCCATCGGACGGCCGACGCGGATGGCAGAGTGCGTTGCTTCTCTTGGCCATGGTCGGCTTCCTCGTCTTCTCCGACTGGTTCAACCCCGGCGATGCCCTTGTGAAGCGCGCCGATGGCAAGGAGGTTCGCGGCGTCGTTCTTCAAGAGATGCGCGACGAGGTCATGATCCAGGTCCAGGAGTCCACCGGCACGCTTCGCGCAGGCGACCGACTAACGCTGCCAAAGTCGGAGATCGCCGCCGTGGTCGAGGCGAAGTCGTGGGTCATGGACGTGTATCACATTCGCTGGCTGCTCGCGGGCCTTTGTGGGCTGAGCGTTGCGGCGATGACGTGGCGGTGGGTGCAGCGCGACGAGTTCAAACTGTGGATGCACAACACGTGGGACTTTGCCAAGCTGCTGGTTCCGCTGCTCTTTGGCGGCGTGTTCGTTGTCGGGTTCATTTCCGCGCTGCTTCCCGACAAACAAATCGGACAGCTCGTCGGTGATAACGGGTTACGCTCAAACTTGGTCGCATCCGTTGTCGGCGCTCTCTTCTACTTCGCGACACTGACGGAAGTGCCCATCGTTCAGGCGCTCATGGAGCATGGCATGGCGAAGGGGCCTGCGCTGGCGCTCTTGCTCGCCGGACCGGCACTGTCGCTGCCGAATATGCTGGTCCTGGTCAAGGTCATGGGTGCGAAAAAGACGGCGGCGTTCAGCCTGATCATTGTGGTGGTTGCCACGGCAGTCGGGATGATCTACGGCGCCACACAAGATGGCGCAGGGAACACAATAGCGAGCATTGGAGAACGGCCATGA
- a CDS encoding thioredoxin family protein: MKIEILGTGCAKCNMLEAAAKSAANKLGIAYEIEHIKDINEFIKRGIMMTPALVVDGQVKVSGVVPSETELTQMLSNVGPTVR; this comes from the coding sequence ATGAAAATTGAAATCCTCGGAACCGGTTGTGCGAAGTGCAATATGCTGGAGGCCGCCGCCAAATCGGCCGCCAACAAGCTCGGCATCGCCTACGAAATTGAGCACATCAAGGACATTAATGAGTTCATCAAGCGCGGGATCATGATGACCCCGGCATTGGTTGTCGATGGCCAAGTTAAAGTAAGTGGCGTCGTCCCCAGTGAGACGGAACTGACACAGATGTTGTCCAATGTCGGACCTACCGTGCGGTAG